One part of the Microlunatus elymi genome encodes these proteins:
- a CDS encoding penicillin acylase family protein: MVAEVFRDPWGIPHLRADSVDELARLQGRIAATDRAWQLEWNRRRAEGRTAEVVGSAGVTFDRFARRARIDETARRGFDRLDPRTRNWCTAYVDGVNDGLDAGAAGAYEFVSLEIGPGRWQPWTPLAVFAVQQLLFGGFPYKLWRRHIDQRLGQGAIGLLESAIEDSPGSNAWAVTGDRARGGLPMIAGDSHRTMDFPGVYQQVRLACPEFDVIGFSFPGVPGIQHFGHAGEVAWAITNAMADYQDLFLEELRADGDQLSARGPDGWRPVRHSEELIMVRGGEPVPVKINITERGPVIIDEPDGPTISLRTPSQVEADLGFGALLPLLRARTVDDVTAALSHWVEPVNSALIADRAGAVRHLIAGRVPIRDDRNLDVPVPAWDPRHAWTGDYAQVPYDEVTDLTANGNDRASGGGLGRYYASDWRATRIRRRLGALPPRSADAEAMSIIHRDVRSGPGGRAVELIRAAEVDGPAKLIKDELVDWDAEMTADSRPALLYAAWREAMIDWLLEQPALARLHDPDPLPALYDAVMNVPYRIGSSFDTICANADRLGLDLNAGVVSALEAVAADPPHGTWGDVHRLSAVHALTDLADDHVPPMPQTRLAGDTGCVFCTHSSPGISHECSFASVTRYAWDLSDRSASRWVVPFGSSGRPDSPHHLDQHGSWARGELLPVITDWAQLIKEE, encoded by the coding sequence ATGGTCGCCGAGGTTTTCCGGGACCCGTGGGGCATCCCGCACTTGCGGGCCGACAGCGTCGACGAGCTGGCCCGGTTGCAGGGCCGGATCGCCGCCACCGACCGGGCCTGGCAGTTGGAGTGGAACCGGCGCCGGGCCGAGGGGCGTACCGCAGAGGTGGTCGGCAGCGCGGGCGTCACCTTCGACCGATTCGCCCGCCGAGCACGGATCGACGAGACCGCGCGCCGCGGCTTCGATCGACTGGACCCCCGGACCCGGAACTGGTGTACCGCCTACGTCGACGGCGTCAACGACGGGCTCGATGCCGGCGCCGCCGGAGCGTACGAGTTCGTCAGCCTGGAGATCGGGCCCGGCCGTTGGCAGCCGTGGACGCCGTTGGCCGTTTTCGCCGTCCAGCAACTGCTTTTCGGCGGTTTTCCGTACAAGCTGTGGCGCCGGCACATCGACCAGCGGCTCGGCCAGGGGGCGATCGGGCTGCTGGAGTCGGCGATCGAGGACAGTCCGGGCAGCAACGCCTGGGCGGTGACCGGCGATCGCGCTCGCGGTGGACTGCCGATGATCGCCGGCGATTCCCATCGCACGATGGACTTTCCGGGGGTGTATCAGCAGGTCCGGTTGGCCTGTCCGGAGTTCGACGTGATCGGGTTCAGCTTCCCCGGTGTCCCGGGCATCCAGCATTTCGGCCATGCCGGCGAGGTGGCATGGGCGATCACCAACGCGATGGCCGACTACCAGGATCTCTTCCTGGAGGAGCTGCGCGCCGACGGTGATCAACTCAGCGCCCGAGGTCCGGACGGCTGGCGCCCGGTCCGCCACAGCGAGGAGTTGATCATGGTTCGCGGCGGCGAACCGGTACCGGTGAAGATCAACATCACCGAGCGCGGCCCGGTGATCATCGACGAGCCGGACGGCCCGACGATCAGCCTGCGGACGCCGTCCCAGGTTGAGGCAGATCTCGGTTTCGGCGCCCTGCTGCCGCTCCTGCGTGCACGCACCGTCGACGACGTCACGGCCGCGTTGTCGCACTGGGTCGAGCCGGTGAACAGTGCGTTGATCGCCGACCGCGCCGGCGCAGTACGCCATCTGATCGCCGGCCGGGTGCCGATCCGGGACGATCGCAATCTGGATGTCCCGGTGCCGGCCTGGGACCCTCGCCACGCCTGGACCGGCGACTACGCCCAGGTGCCGTACGACGAGGTCACCGACCTGACCGCCAACGGCAACGACCGCGCCAGCGGCGGCGGACTGGGTCGCTACTACGCCTCCGACTGGCGGGCCACCCGAATCCGCCGACGGCTCGGCGCGTTGCCGCCGCGGTCGGCCGACGCCGAGGCGATGTCGATCATCCACCGCGACGTCCGGAGCGGTCCGGGCGGGCGCGCGGTGGAACTGATCCGCGCTGCCGAGGTCGACGGACCGGCGAAGTTGATCAAGGACGAGCTGGTGGACTGGGACGCCGAGATGACGGCGGACAGCCGGCCGGCCCTGCTGTACGCGGCCTGGCGGGAGGCCATGATCGACTGGCTGCTGGAACAACCCGCACTGGCCCGCCTGCACGATCCGGATCCGCTGCCCGCGCTCTACGACGCGGTGATGAACGTCCCGTACCGGATCGGATCGTCCTTCGACACCATCTGTGCCAACGCCGATCGTCTCGGGCTGGACCTGAACGCCGGTGTGGTCAGCGCCTTGGAGGCGGTTGCGGCTGACCCGCCGCACGGGACGTGGGGCGACGTACACCGGCTGTCCGCGGTTCATGCGCTGACCGATCTGGCCGATGATCACGTACCGCCGATGCCGCAAACGAGGTTGGCCGGCGACACCGGCTGCGTGTTCTGCACGCACTCCTCCCCCGGCATCAGTCACGAGTGCTCGTTCGCCTCGGTCACCCGCTATGCCTGGGATCTGAGCGATCGATCGGCCAGCCGGTGGGTGGTGCCGTTCGGCTCGTCCGGTCGCCCGGACAGCCCGCATCACCTTGATCAACACGGCTCCTGGGCGCGCGGCGAGCTGCTGCCGGTGATCACTGACTGGGCACAGTTGATCAAGGAAGAGTGA
- a CDS encoding LOG family protein, whose protein sequence is MVESKIKGALIQRRAQVEQKTTDQRLLDERGPADWVHTDPWRVLRMQAEFVEGFGALAELGPAVAIFGSARTKPEDPRYATAEELGGKLAQAGFAVITGGGPGTMEAANKGACQAGGVSVGLNIELPFEQGLNEWVDVGVNFRYFFARKTMFVKYSQGFVVLPGGFGTFDELFEAITLVQTGKITRFPIVLFGVDYWSGLLAWLEKAVLADGNIAAADLDIIKLTDDVDEVVRIMVEADGLAA, encoded by the coding sequence ATGGTGGAGTCCAAGATCAAGGGAGCGTTGATCCAACGCCGTGCGCAGGTGGAGCAGAAGACCACCGATCAGCGGTTGCTGGATGAGCGCGGCCCGGCCGACTGGGTGCACACCGATCCCTGGCGGGTGCTGCGGATGCAGGCCGAATTCGTCGAGGGCTTCGGCGCGCTGGCCGAGCTCGGTCCGGCGGTCGCGATCTTCGGCTCGGCTCGCACCAAACCCGAGGATCCGCGGTATGCGACCGCGGAGGAGTTGGGCGGAAAGCTCGCTCAGGCAGGGTTCGCGGTGATCACCGGCGGTGGCCCGGGCACGATGGAGGCAGCCAACAAGGGTGCCTGCCAGGCGGGCGGCGTCAGCGTCGGGTTGAACATCGAGTTGCCCTTCGAACAGGGGCTGAACGAGTGGGTCGACGTGGGGGTGAACTTCCGCTATTTCTTCGCCCGGAAGACCATGTTCGTCAAGTACAGCCAGGGTTTCGTTGTGCTGCCCGGTGGTTTCGGCACCTTCGACGAGCTGTTCGAGGCGATCACCCTGGTGCAGACCGGCAAGATCACCAGGTTCCCGATCGTGCTGTTCGGCGTCGACTACTGGTCGGGATTGCTGGCCTGGTTGGAGAAAGCCGTCCTCGCCGACGGCAACATCGCGGCCGCCGATCTCGACATCATCAAGCTCACCGATGACGTCGACGAGGTGGTTCGGATCATGGTCGAGGCCGACGGTCTGGCGGCCTGA